In Calothrix sp. NIES-2098, the DNA window TTGAAAATCTGAATGCTCAGGTAAGGGGCCAGGAGCAGGACTATATCGCTTCAATCCCGCCCCTTTTTTTGATTGATGAGGCTCTCCGTCACCAATCATCGTTTGTCTAACTGCCGAGTTCAAACCATCCGCCCCAATCAACAGTTCTGCCTCTACTGTCTTGTTTCCATCAAAGTAGACTTTGACACTGTTGTCATTTTGCTCAAAACTAATGCACTGATAACCGAAATGAATATTTTCAGTTGGTAATGCAGAGGCGAGGATTTCTTGCAAACGTGACCAGCGGATCTGCAACATTGGCTGACCATATTTATCCATTAAGTTCACAGCTTTCTGGGCAATGATTTCACCACAGCTTTTTTTTAAGGTCAGCATTCGAGTTTCGCTACCCGCCTGTTTGAGTAAGTCGGTGATTCCGGGAGCAATTGCTTCGAGACTATGCAAGCCGTTCGGTAGAATACTTAGACCAGCACCTATTGGGCGCAAAACAGTTGCTTTTTCATAGATTTGAGCGTTGATACCTTTTTTATGAAGTGCGATCGCTACTGCTAAACCACCTAGTCCAGCACCAATAATAGCTATTTTTTTGTTCATAATTATATAACTGACGCAGAAAAAGCATAATTTTTGAAATTTCTCAAAAGTTACTATTAATTTTTCAATTTTTTTTGTTTGATTTCTTTACTTTAGATATCCAGCCTTTGTATGTATCCAAAATTTTTGAATAGGGAATAGTTGTTTCAAAAATCAAGTCAATAAGTGAGGGTGGAAAATTATTGGGAGATAGTTTGTGCAGAATTTTAGCAATACTTTCTCTTAAGAAAAACTCGATAAATAATCGAGTAGACGAAGGAAAAGCATAGTCGCCTAGCTCAACTAAAGCAAGGCCATCCGGCTGACGGCGTATAGTAAACTGTTCGAGAGCCTCAGCTAGATTGTCAGAATACTCATCCAATAGATTGTCAAATACAACCACATCTTCAAGTGCAGCATTGCAACCTTGACCAATAGAGGAAGAGACTGCATGTGCCGCGTCTCCTATGAGTAAAACATTATCATCTTGGTGATAACGGTTACAGCGAACTGTTAAAATTCTCGATATTGGTTTATTGAGAAAAGCTTCGGCGTCCTTGTCCGTCATTAATCGACCAATTTCTGGAAAATTACCCTGAAAGAATTTGAGAACTGCTTCTACTGTGGAAAGACTAGCTACTTGATTTTTTTCTGGCGGAAAGTTAATTGCACCACTCATTGTTCCATCGACTTGATGTAATGCCACCATAATTGTTCCGTCATTTAGTCTCCAAGTATGGATATTATCTACTTTCAATTGTGTGCTTGAATTTTCGCTACTATCTAAGTAAATCGATTTGTAGTCAATGGGATAGTATTTCTGTTCACATTCAAAATCTTTTGCAGTCATAAAATACTCTCTAACCGCAGAACGTGCTCCATCCGCACCAATTAATAAATCGTAATGAGTAGTGAATTCCTCTTTTGTTTCTATGTTTCGCAACTTTATATTTTTTGACGCTAAATCGACAGAAGTACATTGGCAATTAAAGTGAATATTAAGGGTACTATTATTGTACTTTTCAGTCAACTTTTCTAATAGAGCAATTGTCAAGCTTGTACGGTCAAGTGTGGTGAGAGGTTTGTTTCTTGGCGTCAATCGCGTCTTGCCATTTTTTTGGTGAAACAGGGTTCCCGTCATTTCCACACTAATGGCTTTGACCGCTTCTTCTAAGCCCTCAATTTTTTTTAAAGCATTCATTCCCCTTTCATTGAGAGAAATGGGGAAAGTTCTAGATTTTGAAAATGGGACAATTCTTGGAT includes these proteins:
- a CDS encoding monooxygenase FAD-binding protein — its product is MNKKIAIIGAGLGGLAVAIALHKKGINAQIYEKATVLRPIGAGLSILPNGLHSLEAIAPGITDLLKQAGSETRMLTLKKSCGEIIAQKAVNLMDKYGQPMLQIRWSRLQEILASALPTENIHFGYQCISFEQNDNSVKVYFDGNKTVEAELLIGADGLNSAVRQTMIGDGEPHQSKKGAGLKRYSPAPGPLPEHSDFQLELLDLLHESRKKSKFIVNKSSNQIASQAKTFSTIPILFFEDAKNF
- the kmo gene encoding putative kynurenine 3-monooxygenase, producing the protein MLKKVAIVGAGPSGILLAHYLLRRDNKYQIDIYECRSNPRIVPFSKSRTFPISLNERGMNALKKIEGLEEAVKAISVEMTGTLFHQKNGKTRLTPRNKPLTTLDRTSLTIALLEKLTEKYNNSTLNIHFNCQCTSVDLASKNIKLRNIETKEEFTTHYDLLIGADGARSAVREYFMTAKDFECEQKYYPIDYKSIYLDSSENSSTQLKVDNIHTWRLNDGTIMVALHQVDGTMSGAINFPPEKNQVASLSTVEAVLKFFQGNFPEIGRLMTDKDAEAFLNKPISRILTVRCNRYHQDDNVLLIGDAAHAVSSSIGQGCNAALEDVVVFDNLLDEYSDNLAEALEQFTIRRQPDGLALVELGDYAFPSSTRLFIEFFLRESIAKILHKLSPNNFPPSLIDLIFETTIPYSKILDTYKGWISKVKKSNKKN